The Gavia stellata isolate bGavSte3 chromosome 1, bGavSte3.hap2, whole genome shotgun sequence genome has a segment encoding these proteins:
- the LOC104252650 gene encoding chloride intracellular channel protein 6: MILWLKGVIFNVTTVDLKRKPADLQNLAPGTNPPFMTFDGEVKTDVNKIEEFLEEKLAPPRYPKLAPNHPESNSAGNDVFAKFSAFIKNPRKDANENLEKSLLKALRKLDNYLNSPLPDEIDAYSTEEITVSSRKFLDGDELTLADCNLLPKLHIIKVVAKKYRNFDFPPEMTGISRYLNNAYARDEFTNTCPADQEIEYAYLDVAKRMK; this comes from the exons ATGATTCTGTGGCTAAAAGGTGTCATATTTAATGTCACAACCGTGGATTTGAAAAG AAAGCCTGCTGACCTGCAGAACCTCGCCCCGGGAACAAACCCCCCCTTCATGACATTTGATGGCGAAGTGAAAACCGATGTCAATAAGATCGAGGAGTTCTTGGAAGAAAAGCTAGCGCCGCCCCG GTATCCCAAACTTGCACCAAACCACCCCGAGTCAAACTCTGCAGGAAATGATGTGTTTGCAAAATTCTCTGCATTCATAAAGAACCCAAGAAAAGATGCCAATGAAA ATTTGGAAAAATCTTTGCTTAAAGCCCTGAGGAAGCTGGACAACTATTTAAATAGCCCCTTGCCCGATGAAATTGATGCTTACAGCACCGAGGAGATCACTGTTTCCAGCCGGAAATTCCTGGATGGAGATGAGCTCACCTTAGCGGATTGCAACCTCCTACCAAAGCTCCATATAATCAag gttgttgcaaaaaaatatagaaatttTGATTTTCCACCTGAAATGACAGGGATTTCAAGATACTTGAACAACGCATATGCAAGAGATGAATTTACAAACACCTGTCCTGCTGATCAAGAAATTGAGTATGCCTATTTGGATGTTGCAAAGAGAATGAAGTAA
- the LOC132317212 gene encoding polysialoglycoprotein-like, with translation MAESPGRPGAPPPEGSDVPQEGGDEEAVAAEEPQPGVPPEGAAEPPDAPPPGEAPQLSEEAVAGQEPAAAAVPRGDSGGTGSVFPRGAAETSGGPGAGQQAPARAEQRDPAGGAPSGEGLPGGEPTAAVAGVDAPEGSAPARADPEEAAVAPTGTDPEEAAPAGTDPEDAAMAPSGTEPEEVEAAPSGTDPEEAVREAAPSGTDPEDAAMAPSGTEPEEVEAAPSGTDPEEAVREAAPSGTDPEEMVATAPSGTEPEEAKATAPSGTDPEEMVATAPSGTEPEKAVSEEAPSGTDLEEAKATAPSGTGPEEMVATASSGTEPEKAVSEEAPSGTDLEEVEAPAQSGADPEEALRQAVPEGTDPEEAAVTAPAGTDPEVVVREAAPAGTVPEETAAPAGTEVAPESRGEAEAAMPAGREADGGRRSPGGPDGEDGAETPGAERGAGAPAVTGKGSVASGAREGSAVAAGQRGGSPGPEGSDWDAAGRSLNGVQGREEDETGSPAALEEEEEDEEKQEYDISLFVKELWAAPVMSGTYIWQAKVQPG, from the exons ATGGCGGAGAgcccggggcggcccggcgccccgccgccggaGGGGAGCGACGTCCCGCAGGAAGGAGGCGATGAGGAAGCGGTGGCGGCGGAGGAGCCGCAGCCCGGGGTGCCTCCCGAGGGGGCTGCGGAGCCCCCGGATGCTCCCCCCCCCGGCGAGGCGCCGCAGCTGAGCGAGGAGGCggtggctgggcaggagccggccgcggcggcggtgCCCCGCGGGGACAGCGGCGGGACGGGGAGCGTCTTCCCCCGAGGGGCGGCGGAGACCTCAggcgggccgggcgcggggcagCAGGCTCCGGCGAGGGCTGAGCAGCGAGACCCCGCCGGGGGTGCCCCGTCGGGCGAGGGTCTGCCGGGAGGGGAGCCGACGGCGGCGGTCGCAGGGGTAGACGCTCCCGAGGGCTCCGCGCCGGCGAGGGCAGACCCCGAGGAGGCGGCGGTGGCCCCGACGGGGACGGACCCCGAGGAGGCAGCGCCGGCGGGTACAGACCCCGAGGACGCGGCCATGGCCCCGTCGGGGACGGAGCCCGAAGAGGTGGAGGCGGCCCCGTCGGGGACAGACCCCGAGGAGGCGGTGAGGGAGGCAGCCCCGTCGGGTACAGACCCCGAGGACGCGGCCATGGCCCCGTCGGGGACGGAGCCCGAAGAGGTGGAGGCGGCCCCGTCGGGGACAGACCCCGAGGAGGCGGTGAGGGAGGCAGCCCCGTCGGGGACAGACCCCGAGGAAATGGTGGCGACAGCCCCGTCGGGGACGGAGCCCGAGGAGGCGAAGGCGACAGCCCCGTCGGGGACAGACCCCGAGGAAATGGTGGCGACAGCCCCGTCGGGGACAGAGCCCGAGAAGGCGGTGAGTGAGGAAGCCCCGTCGGGGACAGACCTCGAAGAGGCGAAGGCGACAGCCCCGTCGGGTACAGGCCCCGAGGAAATGGTGGCGACAGCCTCGTCGGGGACAGAGCCCGAGAAGGCGGTGAGTGAGGAAGCCCCGTCGGGGACAGACCTCGAAGAGGTGGAGGCGCCAGCCCAGTCGGGGGCAGACCCCGAAGAGGCGCTAAGGCAGGCAGTCCCGGAGGGGACAGACCCCGAGGAGGCTGCGGTGACAGCTCCGGCGGGGACGGACCCCGAGGTTGTGGTGCGGGAGGCAGCCCCGGCAGGGACAGTCCCCGAGGAGacggcggccccggcggggacCGAGGTGGCTCCCGAGAGCCGCGGGGAAGCGGAGGCGGCGATGCCGGCCGGCAGGGAGGCCGACGGTGGACGCCGGTCGCCGGGCGGCCCCGACGGCGAGGACGGAGCGGAGACGCCgggggcggagcggggagcCGGTGCCCCGGCGGTGACAGGAAAGGGGAGCGTGGCCTCGGGCGCAAGGGAAGGCAGCGCTGTggcggcggggcagcgcggAGGGTCCCCGGGTCCCGAGGGCAGCGACTGGGACGCGGCAGGTCGGAGCCTGAACGGCGTGCAGGGCCGGGAGGAGGACGAGACGGGCTCGCCGGCCGccctggaggaagaagaggaggatgaggagaagcAGGAATATGACATTTCCCTCTTCGTCAAG GAGCTCTGGGCAGCTCCTGTGATGAGTGGCACTTATATCTGGCAGGCAAAAGTCCAGCCTGGCTAA